One genomic segment of Rhizobium gallicum bv. gallicum R602sp includes these proteins:
- a CDS encoding extensin-like domain-containing protein, whose amino-acid sequence MSTSLLRRVALPVLITTSLATCSISDGMIPPASIDRGTKVSSISPMPGQGAKRMAPADAQASYPVSNAPVSNTQGSIDYLDTPNLAGAGHSARAGSQPMPKKLPMIDSDEALAQGQGQPQNWGGTQQLAVPSGGVNMDAELGAEPVVGLAQEQQMQIAEGNSAEPVVDGIGTDNPTQLNRTAMPRPAAQAEMSRAPVWNDGSSVIEPSRVPDEDESQEVAMLRPNDPMISRPVAPDPNVMPASELACRRDLKRMGVVFTDKPAINDGPSCQVPYPVSLQGLSGNIGVRPAVTLNCQVTLAFAKWVKNELAPSARFRYWSGVKTIQPLGGYSCRRMNNSRQRYNPMSEHARGNAIDVGKFVLKNGHQIDVRRKGLFSFREGRLLKAVRSDSCRYFNTVLGPGSNPEHWNHFHFDLRSRKGGRVYCN is encoded by the coding sequence GTGTCTACCTCCCTTTTGCGGCGCGTCGCGCTGCCGGTCCTGATAACCACCAGCCTCGCGACCTGTTCGATCAGCGACGGCATGATACCGCCGGCAAGCATCGACCGGGGCACGAAGGTGAGTTCGATTTCGCCTATGCCGGGGCAAGGCGCGAAGCGCATGGCGCCCGCCGATGCGCAGGCGTCCTATCCCGTTTCCAACGCACCGGTTTCAAACACGCAAGGCTCGATCGATTATCTCGACACGCCGAACCTTGCAGGCGCCGGGCATTCTGCGCGCGCGGGCAGCCAGCCGATGCCAAAGAAGCTGCCGATGATCGACAGCGATGAGGCACTGGCGCAAGGGCAGGGGCAGCCGCAGAACTGGGGCGGCACCCAGCAGCTTGCAGTGCCTTCCGGTGGCGTCAACATGGATGCGGAGCTTGGCGCGGAACCCGTCGTCGGGCTGGCGCAGGAACAGCAGATGCAGATCGCCGAAGGAAATTCGGCTGAACCTGTGGTCGACGGGATCGGCACCGACAATCCGACGCAATTGAACCGGACGGCAATGCCGCGGCCAGCCGCACAGGCCGAGATGAGCCGCGCCCCCGTGTGGAACGACGGCAGTTCGGTGATCGAGCCGTCGCGTGTTCCCGACGAGGACGAGAGCCAGGAAGTGGCGATGCTCAGGCCGAACGACCCGATGATCAGCCGGCCGGTCGCCCCCGACCCGAACGTGATGCCGGCCTCCGAGCTTGCCTGCCGCCGTGATCTGAAGCGCATGGGCGTGGTCTTCACCGACAAGCCGGCGATCAACGACGGCCCGTCCTGCCAGGTGCCTTATCCGGTCTCGCTGCAGGGGCTTTCCGGCAATATCGGCGTGAGGCCTGCGGTGACGCTGAACTGCCAGGTGACGCTTGCCTTCGCCAAATGGGTGAAGAACGAACTCGCGCCATCGGCCCGCTTTCGCTACTGGTCTGGCGTCAAGACGATCCAGCCGCTCGGCGGCTATTCCTGCCGGCGCATGAACAACAGCCGCCAGAGATACAATCCGATGTCCGAACACGCACGCGGCAACGCGATCGACGTCGGCAAGTTCGTACTGAAGAACGGCCACCAGATCGATGTGCGCAGGAAGGGCCTCTTCTCGTTCCGCGAGGGCAGGCTGCTCAAGGCCGTGCGCTCCGACAGCTGCCGGTATTTCAACACCGTGCTCGGCCCCGGCAGCAACCCGGAACACTGGAACCATTTTCACTTCGATCTCAGATCCCGCAAAGGCGGCAGGGTTTATTGCAATTAA
- a CDS encoding methyl-accepting chemotaxis protein — protein MRNIKISTRLYCLVGLTLAIFVATMVFFLNYSYSELEMERKSGLAQMDATAVNILQKYYKMEQAGTLTRDEAQTAAKDVIAAMRYGGSGYFWINDMRPVMVMHPIKPELNGADLSQNKDPTGKFLFMEFVNVVKAQGEGFVDYYWPKPGAEQPVLKYSHVAGFEPWGWIVGTGVYSDDLAALYWQNAIWTAILCAIGAGIIVSVAYAIVKSVTGPVARIGAAMHEIAGENGAVEVCDSDRRDEIGHMAKALLVLRDSMLDRTKMRAREDERQREIDGERRGNEASLRAAAERQNHAMQTLGAGLEKLAAGDLTVSIGDLGEDYSKLRTDFNAAVGALNDVIQAIAESSNVVNDNASGISEATNNLSKRTEQQAAALEETAAALDEITATVRTASERATEAREMVAETKASAGKSGEIVRNAVSAMSRIEDSSSRISQIIGVIDEIAFQTNLLALNAGVEAARAGEAGRGFAVVAQEVRELAQRSANAAKEIKTLISNSAAEVESGVALVRSTGDALVEIETLVNKVNDHVNTIATAAREQATGLHEINTSVNHMDQMTQQNAAMVEETTAASQTLAEESSQLRTLLAKFRLGSRASQHYARHAA, from the coding sequence ATGCGTAACATCAAGATATCAACGCGTCTCTATTGTCTCGTCGGCCTGACGTTGGCGATCTTTGTGGCGACGATGGTTTTCTTTCTAAACTATTCTTATTCCGAACTGGAAATGGAAAGAAAATCCGGTCTTGCGCAGATGGACGCGACGGCGGTCAACATCCTGCAGAAATACTACAAGATGGAACAGGCCGGCACGCTGACGCGCGATGAGGCGCAAACGGCGGCGAAAGACGTCATCGCTGCCATGCGCTACGGCGGCAGCGGCTACTTCTGGATCAACGACATGCGCCCGGTCATGGTGATGCATCCGATCAAGCCGGAGCTGAACGGCGCCGACCTTTCGCAGAACAAGGACCCGACCGGCAAATTCCTGTTCATGGAATTCGTCAATGTCGTGAAGGCCCAGGGTGAGGGTTTTGTCGACTACTATTGGCCGAAACCAGGTGCCGAACAGCCCGTCCTGAAATACTCGCACGTCGCTGGCTTCGAGCCCTGGGGTTGGATCGTCGGCACCGGCGTCTATTCCGACGACCTTGCAGCGCTCTACTGGCAGAATGCGATCTGGACGGCGATCCTTTGCGCGATCGGAGCTGGGATCATCGTTTCCGTCGCCTATGCGATCGTCAAGAGCGTTACCGGACCCGTCGCACGGATCGGCGCGGCAATGCATGAGATCGCGGGCGAGAACGGGGCGGTCGAAGTCTGCGACAGCGATCGGCGTGACGAGATCGGCCACATGGCAAAGGCCCTCCTGGTATTGCGCGACTCGATGCTCGACCGCACCAAAATGCGTGCCCGTGAAGACGAGCGCCAGCGCGAGATCGACGGCGAACGCCGCGGCAATGAAGCGAGCCTGCGCGCCGCAGCCGAGCGCCAGAACCACGCGATGCAAACGCTGGGAGCCGGCCTGGAGAAGCTTGCAGCCGGCGATCTCACGGTTTCGATCGGCGATCTCGGCGAGGACTATTCAAAACTGCGCACCGACTTCAATGCCGCCGTCGGCGCGCTCAACGACGTCATCCAGGCGATCGCCGAATCGAGCAATGTCGTGAATGACAATGCATCGGGTATCAGCGAGGCTACCAACAATCTGTCGAAGCGCACCGAGCAGCAGGCCGCTGCTCTCGAAGAGACTGCAGCCGCACTCGATGAGATTACCGCAACGGTGCGGACCGCGTCCGAACGGGCGACCGAAGCCCGCGAGATGGTCGCCGAGACCAAGGCGAGTGCTGGAAAATCCGGCGAAATCGTGCGGAATGCCGTTAGCGCGATGAGCCGGATTGAGGACTCCTCCAGCCGGATCAGCCAGATCATCGGCGTGATTGACGAGATCGCGTTCCAGACCAACCTTTTGGCGCTGAATGCCGGTGTCGAGGCCGCACGCGCAGGCGAGGCCGGCCGGGGCTTTGCGGTCGTGGCGCAAGAGGTTCGCGAACTCGCGCAACGTTCGGCAAATGCCGCCAAGGAGATCAAGACGCTGATCAGCAACTCGGCGGCGGAAGTCGAGTCCGGCGTGGCGCTGGTTCGCTCGACGGGCGATGCTCTCGTCGAGATCGAGACGCTGGTGAACAAGGTCAACGACCATGTGAATACAATTGCCACCGCGGCGCGCGAGCAGGCAACGGGCCTCCACGAGATCAACACCTCGGTCAACCACATGGATCAGATGACCCAGCAGAACGCTGCCATGGTGGAGGAAACGACGGCGGCGAGCCAGACGCTTGCCGAAGAGAGCAGCCAGCTTCGTACGCTGCTTGCCAAATTCCGCCTCGGCTCGCGCGCGTCGCAGCATTACGCACGGCACGCAGCTTGA
- a CDS encoding acyl-CoA thioesterase, whose amino-acid sequence MTETPKPKGELTLRTLAMPGDANPAGDIFGGWVMAQMDLASGIRAAERARGRVVTAAVKEMAFQLPVKIGDTLSVFTDIDRVGRTSITLCVEAWAHRSRYNKMEKVTAGTFIMVALDENGAPKPVPKA is encoded by the coding sequence ATGACCGAGACCCCGAAGCCGAAAGGCGAACTGACGCTCCGCACGCTTGCCATGCCTGGCGACGCCAACCCCGCAGGCGATATCTTCGGTGGATGGGTCATGGCGCAGATGGACCTGGCGAGCGGCATCCGCGCCGCCGAACGCGCCAGAGGCCGCGTGGTCACCGCCGCGGTCAAGGAAATGGCTTTCCAGTTGCCGGTGAAGATCGGCGACACACTTTCGGTCTTTACCGACATCGACCGCGTCGGCCGCACCTCGATCACTCTCTGCGTCGAGGCCTGGGCGCACCGTTCGCGCTACAACAAGATGGAAAAGGTCACAGCCGGCACCTTCATCATGGTGGCACTCGACGAAAACGGCGCGCCGAAGCCGGTCCCCAAGGCGTGA
- a CDS encoding alpha/beta fold hydrolase, giving the protein MATFILILGGWQGGWVYQKVADILTADGHRALPITLSGVGDAPAPTANLEDHIDEVVSAMKSHRDDLVIVGQSYGGMVVSGAADAAASQIGLCRRLCAWFR; this is encoded by the coding sequence ATGGCCACCTTTATCCTTATACTCGGAGGCTGGCAGGGCGGTTGGGTTTACCAAAAGGTGGCAGATATACTTACTGCGGACGGGCACAGAGCCTTACCGATCACGCTTTCGGGGGTCGGCGATGCGCCCGCCCCAACGGCCAATCTTGAAGATCACATAGATGAGGTCGTTAGTGCGATGAAGTCGCATCGCGACGACCTGGTGATTGTTGGACAATCCTACGGCGGGATGGTCGTGAGCGGCGCAGCTGATGCTGCGGCATCGCAAATTGGTCTATGTAGACGCCTATGTGCCTGGTTCCGGTGA
- a CDS encoding VOC family protein, producing the protein MSKNTICLWYNKDAEEAARFYADTFPDSKIGAIIRAPGNYPDGAEGDVLVVEFTVAGVSCIGLNGGPTFKHSEAFSFQISTEDQEETDRYWNAIVGNGGQESECGWCKDKWGVSWQITPRILMDALAAGGEQAKRAFDAMMTMRKIDVAVIDAARKGVDAP; encoded by the coding sequence ATGTCTAAGAACACCATTTGTCTATGGTACAACAAGGACGCTGAGGAAGCCGCCCGCTTTTATGCCGACACCTTCCCAGACAGCAAGATCGGAGCCATCATCCGCGCGCCCGGCAATTACCCAGACGGAGCAGAGGGAGACGTGTTGGTCGTCGAGTTCACGGTGGCGGGTGTCTCGTGCATCGGATTGAACGGCGGCCCCACATTCAAGCACAGCGAAGCCTTCTCATTCCAGATCAGCACCGAGGATCAGGAAGAAACGGATCGCTATTGGAACGCCATCGTCGGCAATGGCGGTCAGGAAAGCGAATGCGGCTGGTGCAAGGATAAGTGGGGAGTATCCTGGCAGATCACACCTCGCATTCTAATGGACGCGCTTGCAGCAGGTGGCGAACAAGCAAAGCGCGCATTCGACGCGATGATGACGATGAGGAAAATCGACGTGGCTGTGATCGATGCGGCACGAAAAGGGGTTGACGCGCCATGA
- a CDS encoding DUF4287 domain-containing protein: MTTEKIKGPASYFPSIEKKYGRPIYDWQEIVRKHYPAKHMELVSMLKSEHGMGHGHANAVVAHTLAQDKQPAS; the protein is encoded by the coding sequence ATGACCACCGAGAAAATCAAAGGACCTGCTTCCTATTTTCCATCAATCGAGAAGAAATACGGCCGTCCTATCTATGACTGGCAAGAGATCGTGCGAAAGCACTATCCTGCGAAGCACATGGAACTTGTCAGTATGCTGAAGAGCGAACACGGAATGGGCCACGGTCATGCAAATGCGGTCGTGGCGCACACTCTCGCGCAAGACAAGCAGCCAGCCTCTTAA
- a CDS encoding GYD domain-containing protein, with product MAMYLTRFSYTPETWVRMIENPEDRREAARTYIESVGGKLHGFWYAFGEHDGWNLWEAPDNVSMAAVALAIGAGGALSSIETTVLLSVEDTIEALEKAKSIRYRPPAT from the coding sequence ATGGCCATGTATCTCACGCGCTTCAGCTACACGCCCGAGACGTGGGTGCGCATGATCGAAAACCCCGAGGATCGTCGAGAGGCGGCACGTACTTATATCGAATCCGTGGGCGGAAAGCTCCATGGGTTCTGGTACGCCTTTGGCGAGCATGATGGTTGGAACCTGTGGGAGGCGCCGGATAACGTATCGATGGCGGCGGTCGCACTTGCCATCGGCGCAGGAGGCGCGCTCAGCTCTATTGAGACCACTGTCCTCCTCAGCGTCGAGGATACGATCGAAGCGTTGGAAAAGGCAAAATCGATTCGATATCGTCCACCGGCAACGTAG
- a CDS encoding IS110 family RNA-guided transposase: MTASYDYHIGVDYHKSYSHLVVQDSSGKTLRSGRVKNDRQSLGGFLERYRDNSHAVVEATRNWMVIYDWLDDICDDVVLAHPWKVKAIADAKIKTDKIDATVLAHLLRADLVPEAWAPGERARELRIALRERMFYVRLRTMTKNRIVTVFDRYPEQTAQLKKLGDLFGKAGRLQLAQVKVSEIDRIQIDRGLDFIGDIDVRIKQSEATIRAMTKVNGNVKLLKTIPGIGEFFARLIDAENDDVGRFRNPKKLAAYAGLVPSTYSSGGKTFHGKIIKQGNKWLRWAFVEAVAPAIASDAQLRAQYEHLKIRGVNKARVAIARKLLTIAFHILRDQRAYERRGESNTEGASTISRLS; the protein is encoded by the coding sequence ATGACTGCCTCTTATGATTACCATATCGGCGTCGACTATCACAAATCCTACAGCCACCTGGTGGTGCAGGACAGCAGCGGCAAGACGCTCAGATCCGGCCGGGTGAAGAACGACCGCCAGTCGCTTGGCGGCTTTCTCGAACGCTATCGCGACAACTCGCATGCGGTTGTCGAGGCGACGCGCAACTGGATGGTGATCTACGACTGGCTCGACGACATTTGTGATGATGTCGTCCTCGCCCATCCGTGGAAGGTCAAGGCGATCGCCGATGCCAAGATCAAGACTGACAAGATCGATGCGACGGTGCTGGCGCACCTGCTCAGAGCCGACCTGGTGCCGGAGGCCTGGGCACCTGGAGAGCGAGCCCGCGAGCTGCGCATCGCCCTTCGTGAGCGGATGTTTTACGTGCGGCTGCGGACGATGACAAAGAACCGCATCGTCACGGTGTTTGATCGCTATCCGGAGCAGACGGCGCAGCTGAAGAAGCTCGGCGACCTGTTCGGCAAGGCCGGCCGCCTCCAACTGGCGCAGGTCAAGGTCTCGGAGATCGACCGCATCCAGATTGACCGCGGTCTCGACTTCATCGGCGACATCGATGTGCGGATCAAGCAGTCGGAGGCGACGATCCGGGCAATGACCAAGGTTAATGGCAATGTGAAGCTGTTGAAGACGATCCCCGGCATCGGCGAGTTCTTCGCCCGGCTGATCGATGCGGAGAACGATGATGTCGGTCGATTCCGCAATCCGAAGAAGCTTGCCGCCTATGCCGGACTGGTGCCGTCGACCTATTCCTCCGGCGGCAAGACCTTTCACGGCAAGATCATCAAGCAGGGCAACAAGTGGCTGCGCTGGGCTTTCGTCGAGGCGGTGGCTCCGGCCATTGCCAGCGATGCACAGCTTCGCGCCCAATACGAGCATCTGAAGATCAGAGGAGTGAACAAGGCGCGCGTTGCGATCGCGCGCAAGCTTTTGACGATCGCCTTCCACATCCTGCGTGACCAGCGCGCTTACGAGCGGCGCGGCGAAAGCAACACGGAAGGCGCGTCGACGATATCCCGGTTGTCCTGA
- a CDS encoding ABC transporter ATP-binding protein/permease, translated as MTDAKFNPKSVDGTNTHGAETSHQEKVSTVEVAPPPNVIEPDKELTPEEAEQARKRYLLKRFWISARGYWGRGGDRLAWPCSIGLLTLIGINVGFQYGINVWNRAIFDAIEQHNARTVYFLSAVFLPLVLGTVVLVVAQVALRMMIQRRWRCWLTTTVIARWLANGRYYQLNLIGGDHKNPEARVAEDLRIATESPVDFIAGVISAFLSASTFIVVLWTIGGALSLTIAGSTVTVPGFLVITAVLYAAITSSSMAVIGRHFVHVSEVKNQAEAEFRYTLTHVRENGESIALLGGEEEERNDVEKTFAKVLRQWALLARQHMRTALVSQGSSLFAPVVPVLLCAPKFLEGSMTLGQVMQAASAFAIVQSAFGWLVDNYPRLADWNACARRIASLMMSLDGLERAEQSNALGRIKRGKTEGDTMLSLNDLSVSLDDGTAVVKETQVAIEPGERVLVAGESGSGKSTLVRAIAGLWPWGDGSVNFHADRRLFMLPQRPYIPSGTLRRAVAYPRAADSWTLDVIKAALKKVGLDYLNDKIEDDAPWDQTLSGGEKQRLAFARLLLHTPDIIVLDEATSALDEKSQDKMMEMLIYELPKVTIISVAHRAELEAFHSRKITLERREGGAKLVSDIDLVQRKRKRNLLLRLLENRRSQKGRATSSNAALPQNRN; from the coding sequence ATGACCGACGCTAAATTCAATCCGAAATCGGTCGACGGCACCAACACGCACGGTGCCGAGACGTCGCACCAAGAGAAGGTATCGACTGTCGAGGTCGCGCCGCCCCCAAATGTCATCGAACCCGATAAAGAGTTGACGCCTGAGGAGGCCGAGCAGGCGCGCAAGAGATATTTGCTAAAGCGTTTCTGGATCAGCGCGCGCGGTTACTGGGGCCGCGGCGGCGACAGGCTCGCTTGGCCGTGCTCAATCGGACTATTGACCCTGATCGGCATCAATGTCGGCTTCCAGTATGGAATCAATGTCTGGAACCGCGCAATTTTTGACGCCATCGAGCAACACAATGCCCGCACCGTATACTTTCTGAGCGCCGTATTCCTGCCATTGGTGCTTGGAACCGTCGTCCTTGTCGTTGCACAAGTCGCCCTTCGTATGATGATTCAGCGCCGCTGGCGTTGCTGGCTCACAACAACAGTCATCGCGCGCTGGCTCGCAAACGGCCGTTACTATCAGTTGAACCTCATCGGCGGCGACCACAAAAACCCCGAAGCGCGCGTTGCGGAAGATTTGCGGATTGCCACCGAATCACCCGTCGATTTCATCGCGGGTGTCATTTCCGCATTTCTGTCTGCCTCGACCTTCATCGTGGTGCTTTGGACCATCGGCGGAGCCCTCAGTCTGACAATCGCAGGTTCGACCGTCACTGTTCCTGGCTTCCTCGTCATCACCGCGGTCCTCTATGCCGCGATCACATCGAGCTCGATGGCGGTCATCGGCCGCCATTTCGTCCACGTCTCTGAGGTCAAAAATCAGGCGGAAGCCGAATTTCGCTACACGCTGACGCATGTACGGGAGAACGGCGAGAGTATCGCCTTGCTCGGCGGTGAAGAGGAGGAGCGTAACGACGTCGAGAAGACGTTCGCCAAGGTACTCAGGCAATGGGCGCTCCTTGCGCGCCAACACATGCGCACGGCGCTTGTGTCGCAGGGGTCGAGCTTGTTTGCACCAGTCGTGCCGGTTTTGCTTTGCGCTCCAAAGTTTCTCGAAGGCAGCATGACCCTCGGACAGGTGATGCAGGCTGCCTCTGCCTTCGCCATCGTTCAAAGCGCGTTCGGATGGCTGGTCGACAACTACCCCCGTCTTGCCGATTGGAACGCCTGTGCACGCCGCATCGCTTCGCTGATGATGTCGCTCGACGGGCTCGAGCGCGCCGAACAGAGCAACGCTTTGGGACGCATCAAGCGCGGTAAAACTGAAGGCGATACGATGCTCAGCCTAAACGATCTCTCCGTTTCGCTTGACGACGGCACCGCCGTGGTCAAGGAAACCCAGGTCGCGATCGAACCAGGCGAGCGGGTGCTCGTAGCCGGAGAATCCGGTTCAGGCAAGAGCACGCTGGTGCGGGCCATCGCAGGTCTTTGGCCGTGGGGTGACGGCAGCGTCAATTTCCACGCCGACAGACGACTGTTCATGTTACCGCAACGGCCCTATATCCCTTCCGGGACGCTTCGCCGTGCAGTCGCCTATCCCCGCGCCGCCGATAGCTGGACGCTGGATGTGATCAAGGCGGCCCTCAAGAAGGTGGGACTCGATTATCTGAACGACAAGATCGAGGACGACGCGCCATGGGATCAGACGTTGTCGGGTGGCGAAAAGCAGCGGCTCGCCTTTGCGCGTCTCCTGCTACACACGCCCGATATCATCGTGTTGGATGAAGCAACGTCAGCACTCGATGAGAAGAGTCAGGACAAGATGATGGAGATGTTGATTTATGAATTGCCGAAGGTCACCATCATAAGCGTAGCGCATCGAGCTGAGCTGGAAGCCTTCCATAGCCGCAAGATCACATTGGAGCGGCGCGAGGGCGGCGCAAAGCTTGTCAGTGATATTGATCTTGTCCAGCGCAAGAGAAAACGGAACTTGCTGTTGCGCCTTTTGGAGAACCGGCGCTCACAGAAAGGGCGCGCGACCTCGAGTAATGCGGCGCTACCCCAGAATAGAAATTGA
- a CDS encoding DUF1501 domain-containing protein, protein MTEITLSRRGFLASACCLAAAPIFTPVTFAAMPGDNRFVTIVLRGAMDGLDLVQPYGEAAFAALRPTLALTPEKGLLDLDGHFGLNPAAADLMSLWKGRELAFVHAVSTPYRDQRSHFDGQDMLESGGEHVAAEKTGWLNRTLSVIPRSQARKAIDVNTSTELILSGPNNVDVWASDSNLGTAKDEMQFLMRLYAGDPAFAKAMEEATRANNAAMITEPDGKRGEKIADVATLAGNMLKGDYRIASFSITGWDTHVAQTGQFKRPVQDLAQAINTLKVTLGLEVWSKTVVLAMTEFGRTVRQNGSGGTDHGTGGCAVLAGGAIHGGRILGKWPGIGAGQLLDDRDLMPTADVREIAAAMLYRQFDVTAGDLTGKIFPGLSFDKGSQFLKV, encoded by the coding sequence ATGACCGAGATTACGCTTTCCCGCCGCGGCTTTCTCGCTTCCGCCTGTTGCCTTGCCGCCGCTCCGATCTTCACGCCGGTCACCTTCGCCGCCATGCCCGGCGACAACCGCTTCGTGACCATCGTGCTGCGCGGCGCGATGGACGGCCTCGACCTCGTGCAGCCCTACGGCGAGGCAGCTTTTGCGGCGCTGAGGCCGACGTTGGCGCTGACGCCGGAGAAGGGGCTCCTCGACCTCGACGGGCATTTCGGGCTCAATCCGGCGGCGGCCGACCTGATGTCGCTGTGGAAGGGAAGAGAGCTTGCCTTCGTGCATGCGGTTTCGACGCCCTATCGCGACCAGCGCAGCCATTTCGACGGGCAGGACATGCTGGAATCGGGCGGCGAACATGTGGCGGCGGAGAAGACCGGCTGGCTGAACCGGACGCTTTCGGTGATCCCGCGCTCGCAGGCCCGCAAGGCGATCGACGTGAATACCTCGACGGAGCTGATCCTTTCGGGCCCGAACAATGTCGATGTCTGGGCCTCGGATTCCAATCTCGGAACGGCGAAGGACGAGATGCAGTTCCTGATGCGGCTCTATGCCGGCGATCCGGCCTTTGCCAAGGCGATGGAAGAGGCGACGCGCGCGAACAATGCGGCGATGATCACCGAGCCGGACGGCAAGCGCGGCGAGAAGATCGCCGACGTCGCGACGCTCGCCGGCAATATGCTGAAGGGCGACTACCGCATCGCGAGCTTCTCGATCACCGGCTGGGATACGCATGTCGCCCAGACTGGGCAGTTCAAACGGCCGGTGCAGGATCTGGCACAGGCGATCAATACACTGAAGGTGACGCTCGGTCTGGAGGTTTGGTCGAAGACCGTGGTGCTGGCGATGACGGAATTTGGCCGCACCGTGCGTCAGAACGGCTCCGGCGGCACCGACCACGGCACCGGCGGCTGCGCGGTGCTGGCGGGCGGGGCGATCCATGGCGGACGCATTCTCGGTAAATGGCCCGGCATTGGCGCCGGCCAACTGCTCGACGACCGCGATCTGATGCCGACGGCCGACGTGCGCGAGATTGCCGCCGCGATGCTCTACCGGCAGTTCGACGTGACGGCCGGGGACCTGACGGGCAAGATTTTCCCCGGATTGAGCTTCGACAAGGGCTCGCAGTTTTTGAAGGTGTGA
- a CDS encoding DUF1800 domain-containing protein yields MSLSFQTMAAIRFGYGFRPGEASPQNKDQLLGQVKDAALRAPSFPAGGIDGRHQQIVDLQDRLRELRQSGSDDEVRRKRRKAIQKQVQQGFQRDAYARLMQAVLSPNGFYERLATFWTNHFSTSANKSLPMRMIVPLYEAEAIRPNIGGSFRDLLRVATEHPAMLIYLDQAQSQGPESSRGMKQKKGLNENLGRELLELHTLGAGSGYTQADVRAGAMVLTGLTIDREEMDAVFRPGISEPGRHTVLGVSYGGAKRSRKDYLALLDDLAVHPKTAQHISGKLAAHFISDQPPEEMVTAMADVWKGTDGDLTAVYGAMLDHPAAWRDEGAKARQPFDYVVTGLRALNAGSDNGIAGDFMKADQEDDDDVMAPSKDMAGQDNAMGGDGGAMAPDPANEANSKRRKAFQTARGLGLGALRRMGQPTWLPPSPAGFEENFSAWITASQLAERLAWARRASARFGKDEDPREFLRSTLADAARDETIRVVSQAPSKISGLTLVLASPEFNRR; encoded by the coding sequence ATGAGCCTCTCTTTCCAAACGATGGCAGCCATCCGGTTCGGTTATGGATTCCGGCCGGGCGAGGCGTCGCCGCAAAACAAGGACCAGCTGCTTGGTCAGGTGAAGGACGCCGCGCTGCGCGCGCCGTCCTTTCCGGCCGGCGGCATCGATGGACGCCATCAGCAGATTGTCGATCTGCAGGACCGGCTCCGGGAACTGCGCCAGAGCGGTAGCGACGATGAGGTGCGCCGGAAAAGGCGCAAAGCGATCCAGAAGCAGGTGCAGCAGGGGTTCCAGCGTGACGCCTACGCGCGGCTGATGCAGGCCGTGCTTTCGCCGAACGGATTCTACGAGCGGCTTGCGACCTTCTGGACCAACCATTTCTCGACGAGCGCGAACAAAAGCCTGCCGATGCGGATGATCGTGCCGCTTTACGAGGCGGAGGCGATCCGGCCCAATATCGGCGGATCGTTCCGCGACCTGCTGCGGGTCGCGACGGAGCATCCGGCGATGCTCATCTATCTCGATCAGGCGCAATCGCAGGGGCCGGAATCGTCCCGCGGCATGAAGCAGAAGAAGGGTCTCAACGAGAATCTCGGCCGCGAACTGCTGGAACTGCATACGCTGGGTGCGGGCAGTGGCTACACGCAGGCCGACGTGCGCGCCGGTGCAATGGTGCTGACCGGGCTGACGATCGATCGCGAGGAGATGGACGCAGTTTTCCGTCCCGGCATTTCGGAGCCCGGCAGACATACGGTTCTTGGTGTCAGCTATGGCGGCGCGAAACGGTCGCGGAAAGACTATCTGGCGCTCCTCGACGATCTCGCTGTCCATCCGAAGACGGCGCAGCATATCAGCGGCAAGCTCGCGGCTCACTTCATCTCGGATCAGCCGCCGGAGGAGATGGTGACGGCGATGGCGGATGTCTGGAAAGGGACGGACGGCGACCTGACGGCGGTTTATGGCGCAATGCTCGACCATCCCGCAGCGTGGCGCGACGAGGGCGCGAAGGCGCGCCAGCCGTTCGACTATGTAGTGACGGGCTTGAGGGCACTGAACGCCGGCAGCGACAACGGTATTGCTGGCGATTTCATGAAGGCCGATCAGGAAGACGACGACGATGTGATGGCGCCGTCGAAGGATATGGCGGGACAGGACAATGCCATGGGCGGCGATGGGGGCGCAATGGCGCCCGATCCTGCCAATGAAGCCAACTCCAAGCGGCGCAAGGCTTTCCAGACAGCGCGGGGGCTGGGGCTGGGTGCGCTTCGCCGTATGGGCCAGCCGACCTGGCTGCCGCCGAGCCCCGCAGGCTTCGAGGAGAATTTCTCCGCCTGGATAACGGCGAGCCAGCTTGCCGAGCGGCTCGCCTGGGCGCGGCGCGCTTCCGCCCGGTTCGGCAAGGACGAGGATCCGCGCGAATTCCTAAGGTCGACGCTTGCCGATGCGGCGCGCGACGAGACGATCCGCGTGGTTTCGCAGGCGCCGAGCAAGATCAGCGGCCTGACGCTGGTTCTTGCTTCCCCCGAATTCAACCGCCGATAG